A portion of the Pseudomonas koreensis genome contains these proteins:
- a CDS encoding collagen-like triple helix repeat-containing protein, which yields MRKLCLLAAFISPLACAQVVNVQSNSLMRLPNTTSTLQLEKLEVADYGTLLIPSNVTELNIDELRLGHEARIAIVPAEQALELKVKRAELSDGSQITARGAPGTYEKAARAGRNLNLQFQALSAPQLTVDARGGTGAPGFVGLDGGNGEDPGCTYGSAGHGADGSDGSDGQPGAPGALVRLAVPRDFPAELIKVNVAGGAGGPAGIGGKAGKGGKSKGCLVYRADGGKNGKAGADGQPGPTGAAGSVTVQRL from the coding sequence ATGCGTAAACTCTGCCTGCTCGCTGCATTCATCAGTCCACTGGCCTGCGCCCAGGTGGTCAACGTGCAAAGCAATTCGCTGATGCGTTTGCCCAATACCACCAGCACTCTGCAACTGGAGAAGCTGGAAGTTGCCGATTACGGCACTTTGCTGATCCCCTCCAACGTGACCGAATTGAACATCGATGAACTGCGCCTTGGCCATGAAGCGCGTATTGCCATCGTTCCGGCTGAACAGGCGCTGGAGCTGAAGGTCAAGCGCGCTGAATTGAGCGACGGCAGCCAGATCACCGCACGCGGCGCCCCCGGCACTTATGAAAAAGCTGCCCGCGCCGGGCGCAATCTGAATCTGCAATTTCAGGCCCTGAGCGCGCCGCAACTGACCGTCGATGCTCGTGGCGGCACCGGAGCGCCGGGTTTCGTCGGGCTCGACGGCGGCAACGGTGAAGATCCGGGCTGCACCTATGGCTCGGCCGGCCACGGGGCCGATGGCAGTGACGGCAGCGATGGCCAGCCAGGCGCGCCGGGTGCGCTGGTGCGCCTGGCCGTGCCACGGGATTTTCCTGCCGAGCTGATCAAGGTCAACGTGGCTGGCGGTGCCGGCGGCCCGGCGGGTATCGGTGGTAAAGCAGGCAAGGGCGGCAAGTCCAAGGGCTGCCTGGTGTACCGCGCCGATGGTGGCAAGAACGGCAAGGCCGGCGCGGATGGCCAGCCAGGGCCGACAGGGGCGGCGGGTTCGGTTACTGTGCAGCGCCTCTAA
- a CDS encoding DUF1145 domain-containing protein — protein sequence MKVFWGLGRLLTLLFCCVVLANQLVPFVHPLHLLVNLAGALLLLIHVLEVLLCNRSLKGRPHPWRDRGRILLFGVFHQQTIPAPAAPEASSHA from the coding sequence ATGAAGGTGTTCTGGGGGCTGGGGCGTTTGCTGACCCTGCTGTTCTGCTGCGTGGTGCTGGCCAATCAACTGGTGCCGTTCGTCCATCCGCTGCATCTGCTGGTCAATCTGGCCGGCGCTCTGTTGTTGCTGATTCACGTACTCGAAGTGCTGCTGTGCAATCGCAGTCTCAAGGGGCGTCCGCATCCTTGGCGTGATCGTGGGCGCATTCTGTTGTTCGGCGTTTTCCATCAGCAAACCATCCCGGCCCCGGCCGCTCCGGAGGCTTCTTCCCATGCGTAA
- the dinG gene encoding ATP-dependent DNA helicase DinG: MISTELKTTIQGAYSRFLEAKSLKPRYGQRLMIAEIAKVLGDIDTDDEGRRSGDPAIVAVEAGTGTGKTVAYSLAAIPTAKLAGKRLVIATATVALQEQIVYKDLPDLMRNSGLNFSFALAKGRGRYMCLSKLDMLLQEGHAQTATAQLFEEEGFKIEVDEASQKLFTSMIEKLAGNKWDGDRDSWPNALEDADWARLTTDHSQCTNRHCPNFGQCAFYKAREGMGKVDVIVTNHDMVLADLALGGGAVLPDPRDTIYVFDEGHHLPDKAIGHFAHYTRLRSTADWLETTAKNLTKLLAQHPLPGDLGKLIEQVPELAREIKTQQQFMFTACEQIADFKPGEDVEGRERPRHRFVGGVIPEHMREMGIELKKGFSRLNDLFQRLTDLLKEGMDGEVNIGIASNQAEEWYPLFGSLLSRASGNWELWTAFTAEDPEESPPMARWLTLAESGSLFDIEVNASPILAAETLRRSLWNVAYGCLVTSATLTALGTFDRFRMRAGLPKKAVTAVVPSPFHHADAGVLRVPDLKADPRDAAAHTAAIIRELPDLVEGSRGTLVLFSSRKQMQDVFDGLDRDWRKQVFIQGNLSKQETLNKHKARVDGGDSSVLFGLASFAEGVDLPGAYCEHVVIAKIPFSVPDDPVEAALSEWIEARGGNPFMEISVPDASLKLVQACGRLLRTEEDRGTITLLDRRLVTQRYGKAILNALPPFRREIS; this comes from the coding sequence ATGATCAGCACTGAACTCAAAACCACGATCCAGGGCGCTTATTCGCGTTTTCTAGAGGCCAAGAGCCTCAAGCCGCGTTATGGCCAGCGCCTGATGATCGCCGAAATCGCCAAGGTCCTCGGTGACATCGACACCGACGATGAAGGCCGGCGCAGTGGCGACCCGGCGATTGTCGCGGTGGAAGCCGGCACCGGTACCGGCAAGACGGTGGCCTACAGCCTCGCGGCGATTCCCACGGCGAAACTGGCCGGCAAGCGTCTGGTGATCGCCACCGCGACAGTCGCCCTGCAAGAGCAGATCGTCTACAAGGACTTGCCTGACCTGATGCGCAACAGCGGGCTGAATTTCAGTTTCGCCCTGGCCAAGGGCCGGGGCCGCTACATGTGCCTGTCCAAGCTCGACATGCTGCTGCAGGAAGGCCACGCGCAAACTGCCACAGCGCAGCTGTTCGAAGAAGAAGGCTTCAAGATCGAAGTCGACGAGGCCAGCCAGAAGCTGTTCACCAGCATGATCGAGAAACTCGCCGGCAATAAGTGGGACGGCGATCGCGACAGCTGGCCGAACGCGCTGGAGGACGCCGACTGGGCGCGCCTGACCACCGATCACAGCCAGTGCACCAACCGGCATTGCCCGAACTTCGGCCAGTGCGCCTTCTACAAGGCCCGCGAAGGCATGGGCAAGGTCGACGTGATCGTCACTAACCACGACATGGTCCTGGCTGATCTGGCACTGGGCGGCGGCGCCGTGCTGCCGGACCCGCGCGACACCATCTACGTGTTCGACGAAGGCCATCACCTGCCGGACAAGGCCATCGGCCACTTCGCCCATTACACACGCCTGCGCTCCACCGCCGACTGGCTGGAAACCACCGCGAAGAATCTGACCAAACTGCTCGCTCAGCACCCGTTGCCGGGCGATCTCGGCAAACTGATCGAGCAGGTGCCGGAGCTGGCGCGGGAGATCAAGACCCAGCAGCAGTTCATGTTTACCGCGTGCGAGCAGATCGCCGATTTCAAACCCGGTGAAGATGTCGAAGGCCGTGAGCGTCCGCGTCATCGCTTCGTCGGCGGGGTGATTCCCGAGCACATGCGCGAGATGGGTATCGAGTTGAAGAAGGGCTTTTCCCGTCTCAACGACCTGTTCCAGCGCCTGACCGACCTGCTCAAGGAAGGCATGGATGGCGAGGTCAACATTGGTATCGCCAGCAACCAGGCCGAAGAATGGTATCCGCTGTTCGGCAGCCTGCTGTCCCGGGCTTCCGGCAACTGGGAGCTGTGGACCGCGTTCACCGCCGAAGACCCGGAAGAGAGCCCGCCAATGGCGCGCTGGCTGACCCTGGCCGAAAGCGGCTCGCTGTTCGACATCGAGGTCAACGCCAGCCCGATTCTGGCGGCGGAAACCTTGCGTCGCAGTTTGTGGAACGTCGCTTACGGCTGTCTGGTGACCTCGGCGACGCTGACGGCGCTGGGCACTTTCGACCGCTTCCGCATGCGCGCCGGCCTGCCGAAAAAAGCCGTCACGGCAGTGGTGCCGAGCCCGTTCCATCACGCCGACGCCGGCGTGTTGCGCGTGCCGGATCTGAAAGCCGACCCGCGCGATGCCGCCGCCCATACGGCGGCGATCATTCGCGAACTGCCGGATCTGGTCGAAGGTTCGCGCGGCACGCTGGTGCTGTTCTCCTCGCGCAAGCAGATGCAGGACGTATTCGACGGCCTCGACCGCGACTGGCGCAAACAAGTGTTCATTCAGGGCAACCTGTCGAAGCAGGAAACCCTGAACAAACACAAGGCGCGGGTTGATGGCGGTGATTCCAGCGTGCTGTTCGGGCTGGCCAGTTTTGCCGAGGGTGTCGACTTGCCGGGGGCCTACTGCGAACACGTGGTGATCGCCAAGATTCCGTTCTCGGTGCCCGATGATCCGGTCGAGGCCGCGTTGTCGGAGTGGATCGAGGCGCGCGGCGGCAATCCGTTCATGGAAATCTCCGTGCCCGATGCCTCGCTGAAACTGGTTCAGGCCTGCGGGCGTCTGCTGCGTACCGAAGAAGACCGCGGCACCATCACCTTGCTCGACCGGCGTCTGGTCACCCAGCGCTACGGCAAGGCGATCCTCAATGCGTTGCCTCCTTTCCGTCGTGAAATATCCTGA
- a CDS encoding CopD family protein — protein MTPFSLVYPLHVLAALVWVGGMFFAWMVLRPAAVKALDGPARLTLWAEVFQGFFRWVWVAVILLPISGVGMLHLQQVGFETAPKYVQVMIGLYVVMTALFIRIQGLMLPELRKAVEAKDWPAGAAVLGRIRRVVGLNLLVGLVLVAVAAARP, from the coding sequence ATGACACCTTTTAGCCTCGTTTATCCCCTGCATGTCCTCGCCGCTCTGGTGTGGGTCGGCGGCATGTTTTTCGCCTGGATGGTCTTGCGCCCTGCGGCTGTGAAGGCTCTGGACGGCCCCGCTCGCCTGACCCTGTGGGCGGAAGTGTTTCAAGGTTTTTTCCGTTGGGTCTGGGTGGCGGTGATCCTGTTGCCGATCAGCGGCGTGGGCATGCTGCATCTGCAGCAGGTCGGGTTTGAAACCGCGCCGAAGTATGTACAGGTGATGATCGGTTTGTACGTGGTGATGACCGCGCTGTTTATCCGCATTCAGGGGTTGATGCTGCCGGAGTTGCGCAAGGCGGTTGAGGCGAAGGATTGGCCGGCGGGTGCGGCGGTGCTGGGGCGGATTCGGCGGGTGGTGGGGCTTAATCTGCTGGTTGGGTTGGTACTGGTGGCGGTGGCTGCGGCTCGGCCGTGA